A stretch of Gemmatimonas aurantiaca T-27 DNA encodes these proteins:
- the rpsD gene encoding 30S ribosomal protein S4, giving the protein MSRVGPRLKIIRRLGIQLPGLTAKDAERRPYPPGQHGQSTARRRKVSLYRLRLEAKQALRFYYGISENQLRRTYAMAKTRPGRTGDVMLAMLEARLDNVVFRLGFARTIPAARQLVVHGHVYVNGSRVDRPGYRLRTGEMIKLDPRMAENPHVQEQLQRGPQVKLPGWLAKTDDAPLEGRMIAPPTRESVPFACNDAAIVEYYAR; this is encoded by the coding sequence ATGAGCCGCGTTGGTCCCCGTCTGAAGATCATTCGTCGTCTGGGCATTCAGTTGCCCGGCCTTACGGCCAAGGACGCCGAGCGCCGGCCCTATCCGCCCGGTCAGCACGGTCAGTCCACCGCGCGTCGTCGCAAGGTCAGCCTCTATCGTCTGCGTCTCGAGGCCAAGCAGGCCTTGCGCTTCTACTACGGCATCTCCGAGAACCAGCTCCGCCGAACCTACGCCATGGCGAAGACCCGCCCGGGCCGTACGGGTGACGTGATGCTCGCGATGCTGGAAGCGCGCCTCGACAACGTGGTCTTCCGACTGGGCTTTGCCCGCACCATCCCGGCCGCCCGTCAGCTCGTGGTACACGGTCATGTGTACGTGAACGGCAGCCGCGTGGACCGTCCGGGCTATCGCCTGCGCACGGGCGAAATGATCAAGCTCGATCCGCGCATGGCGGAGAACCCGCACGTCCAGGAGCAGTTGCAGCGTGGCCCGCAGGTCAAGCTGCCGGGCTGGCTGGCCAAGACGGATGATGCGCCGCTGGAAGGCCGCATGATCGCGCCGCCGACGCGCGAGA